AGCCGTCTCCGCTCTTTTCTCCTCCATCCGTCAATTTAAAATCGGGTCAATAACGGAGAGATTACTCATCCGGCGATCTTATCCCTTCTTCGCCGGTGAGAACAATCTCAGATCTACTCAAAACTTCGAATTTCGCATCGATCTGACGATgatggaggaagaagacgagACTCAGTCGATACAATCTCCACGAGATTCCCTCTCACCAGCTCCGATTTTACCCACGGTGGCCTCTGCAACGAAACCCcctccctcctcctcctctcaaTCTCCGTTGGCTTTGGTAGTTAAGACTCTTTCCGTCAACAGATACGTACGAATCGGCGGAGGCGGAGGAGGAAGAGACGATTGCTGGAGCGAGGAAGCGACCCCTTAGTCCTTTgtatttgatagtttttattctatatatgattttagaagttattttgttgtttgtgtttttaactgtttatttttgaccaaaaaaaaaaaaaaaaactgtttattAAACACGTGTGTTCTAAAAAGGGTGTTTACTCGATTGTTTATACGTCTGACCGTATACTATTTTAGTGATTATCTGATTAATCAGATCTACACACCTGAGTAATCAAATCTAGACGATagattaatcaaaacataaataaatctAACTAAAATTAGATCTATTCATATGATTAATCGTACATAAGTATATTTCGTCTTAATGAAAACACATATCTATGACCATCCAATCCGCAAGTAGATAgtatgaaatattgtttttaacaAACGTTAACCTGTATATGAGGATTGTCGTAGTTATTCGTACTATAAAAAATGTTCATCTatccatcaaaaaaaaaacttgaatatACGAAAGACTTTAAAAGCAAAGCAATAATCGAAtaacttttttagttttatatgataagttttacttaataactttttcaaaaaaaaaaagttttatttaataaccCTATATCTTCGACATGGTACTGTTTTTACCACCCAAAATTAAAAGCTTATCTGTCAACCGAAGTTAGGGTTTCACCGTATGCTGATGAACAATCGAAGTTAGGGTTTCACCGTATCCGGATCCGACCCGGTGAACCGGGTTTCGTTTTTGTTCGGGTTGCgtcataaaatttaaatttgggATTGTTAATAGAAAAAGACGCGGTTAATAGAAAGTGATATCTTCCAACTGAAGTTAGGGATTCACCGTATGCTGATGAACAATCGAATAATGATGCTTGCAGTATCGTCCATCGAGCGCGTACAACTCTCCATTCTACACCACAAACGGTGGTGCTCCAGTCTCGAACAACATCTCGTCCCTCACCATCGGAGAAAGAGGTATTTCGAAACTGTAAACCTATACTTTAAGAGTTTAGAGCTAGGATCTTGTTAATGAGAGTGATGagttttctaaaattttgttatttttgttgtGGGAAGGTCCGGTTCTTCTTGAGGATTACCATCTGATCGAGAAGGTTGCCAACTTCACCAGAGAGAGGATCCCTGAGAGAGTGGTTCACGCCAGAGGAATCAGTGCTAAGGGTTTCTTTGAGGTCACACATGACATTTCAAACCTCACTTGTGCTGACTTCCTCAGAGCCCCCGGTGTTCAAACTCCGGTCATCGTCCGTTTCTCCACCGTAGTTCACGAGCGTGCCAGTCCTGAGACCATGAGGGATATTCGTGGGTTCGCTGTCAAGTTTTACACCAGAGaggtaaagatttttttttttacttttttattaaatgtatctATATATTTGACTTTTATGAGAATTAATATCAACGCAACAGATAAAAAACTGACTTGCTACTGGTATTCAGGGAAACTTTGATCTTGTTGGGAACAACACTCCGGTGTTCTTCATCCGTGACGGGATCCAGTTCCCGGATGTTGTCCACGCGCTGAAACCAAACCCAAAGACAAACATCCAAGAGTACTGGAGGATACTGGACTACATGTCCCACTTACCAGAGAGCTTGCTCACTTGGTGCTGGATGTTTGATGATGTTGGCATCCCACAAGACTACAGGCACATGGAAGGCTTCGGTGTCCACACCTACACTCTAGTTTCCAAATCCGGAAAAGTTCTCTTTGTGAAGTTCCACTGGAAACCAACTTGTGGGATCAAGAATCTGTCTGATGAAGAGGCAAAGGTGGTTGGTGGAGCCAATCACAGCCATGCAACTAAGGATCTCCATGACGCCATTGCATCTGGTAACTATCCTGAGTGGAAGCTTTTCATCCAGACAATGGATCCTGCGGATGAGGATAAGTTTGATTTCGACCCACTTGATGTGACCAAGATCTGGCCTGAGGATATCTTGCCTTTGCAGCCCGTTGGTCGCTTGGTTTTGAACAGGACCATTGACAACTTCTTCAATGAAACTGAGCAGCTTGCTTTCAACCCTGGTCTTGTGGTTCCTGGGATTTACTACTCAGATGATAAGCTGCTCCAGTGTAGGATCTTTGCTTATGGTGACACTCAGAGACATCGTCTTGGACCAAATTATCTGCAGTTACCGGTCAATGCTCCCAAATGTGCTCACCACAACAATCACCATGAAGGTTTTATGAACTTCATGCATAGAGATGAGGAGGTATGTCTTTAGTACCACCACTTGAGATAAACTTGTTGGTCTTTTTActtgaaaatcaaaatatttattggtTGTTTGCTTTTTTTTGTAGATCAATTATTATCCCTCAAAGTTTGATCCTGTCCGCTGCGCAGAGAAAGTTCCTATCCCTAACAAGTCTTACACTGGAATCCGAACAAAGGTTCGTGATGCACGCCATGTCTCCTTTAAATCTTCAAAACCTTATCTTATTTTAGTTGAATTGTCTCCTAAAATA
This region of Brassica napus cultivar Da-Ae chromosome C5, Da-Ae, whole genome shotgun sequence genomic DNA includes:
- the LOC106347262 gene encoding catalase-3-like — encoded protein: MDPYKYRPSSAYNSPFYTTNGGAPVSNNISSLTIGERGPVLLEDYHLIEKVANFTRERIPERVVHARGISAKGFFEVTHDISNLTCADFLRAPGVQTPVIVRFSTVVHERASPETMRDIRGFAVKFYTREGNFDLVGNNTPVFFIRDGIQFPDVVHALKPNPKTNIQEYWRILDYMSHLPESLLTWCWMFDDVGIPQDYRHMEGFGVHTYTLVSKSGKVLFVKFHWKPTCGIKNLSDEEAKVVGGANHSHATKDLHDAIASGNYPEWKLFIQTMDPADEDKFDFDPLDVTKIWPEDILPLQPVGRLVLNRTIDNFFNETEQLAFNPGLVVPGIYYSDDKLLQCRIFAYGDTQRHRLGPNYLQLPVNAPKCAHHNNHHEGFMNFMHRDEEINYYPSKFDPVRCAEKVPIPNKSYTGIRTKCIIKKENNFKQPGDRYRSWAPDRQDRFVKRWVEILSEPRLTHEIRSIWISYWSQADRSLGQKLASRLNVRPSI